In Thalassophryne amazonica chromosome 14, fThaAma1.1, whole genome shotgun sequence, one DNA window encodes the following:
- the ccdc173 gene encoding coiled-coil domain-containing protein 173: MAAQDGRRRLSSKTAEQAHKMIQPPDLSHVTILPKAEWLRIQDEANRANKDKDTVREAVKRREVQHLQSKELVKLWTNTEAGQRQKRLEAKKIQAQNEEERKKLIDIEEAKYQEQKRKEAVAKAKTQIYSQTDRVKELHCALLLSEVLKEREVQIEQKKRLKNATKNVDKEFMAMVKSRDDEALRLEQEKTLQKRRAHEALAEKLRMRIEEKVQERERQKLEDKKEGKEIQHINELYQWEQLMENERRAKEKKSLMQAHLEHISNRDILRAAEAQKLQAEEEQRKLFLSTKQKMMKLRNDKETELLREAEALRDRIMDKLTVTQREQTDSEEQRIAKAVAEQEAKEAQQQRHEEEQRAAIIRSIAAHREFMRQEKEKQLKLQQQKDKDVLLAKQEADRIYTEKQQLKAQKMKENGKKIQDFNMNQVAEKCAKQQQLRRDQHALETKNAELLAEEERHFQAYTKNLIDKAVEAERNVIPLNKAAREGFGGGSGPIFSGLRPSYLVQDMTGAQMPNYSSSTTKNIKEMNEAVDIQEGKKRLGFTWQ, encoded by the exons ATGGCAGCGCAGGACGGTCGAAGGAGATTATCCAGTAAGACAG CTGAGCAAGCTCACAAGATGATCCAACCACCGGATCTCAGTCACGTCACCATCTTACCGAAAGCTGAATGGCTAAGGATTCAAGATGAAGCAAACAGGGCTAATAAAGACAAGGACACTGTGAGAGAGGCAGTAAAACGGAGAGAGGTGCAGCACCTACAATCCAAAGAGCTGGTCAAACTGTGGACCAACACAGAAGCT GGGCAAAGGCAAAAGAGGCTTGAAGCAAAGAAGATTCAGGCACAAAATGAGGAGGAGCGAAAGAAACTGATAGATATAGAAGAGGCCAAATATCAGGAACAGAAGAGAAAAGAAGCTGTTGCAAAAGCCAAGACTCAGATATATTCTCAAACTGACCGTGTCAAAGAATTACAC TGTGCACTCTTGCTGTCAGAAGTTCTGAAAGAAAGAGAGGTCCAGATTGAACAGAAAAAAAGGCTAAAGAATGCAACTAAAAATGTAGACAAAGAATTTATGGCTATGGTGAAGTCCAGAGATGATGAAGCCTTGAGATTGGAGCAGgagaaaacacttcagaaaaggcGTGCACATGAAGCTTTGGCAGAGAAACTCAGAATGAG GATAGAAGAAAAGGTGCAAGAAAGAGAGCGACAGAAGCTGGAGGACAAGAAAGAAGGAAAAGAAATCCAGCACATTAATGAACTTTACCAATGGGAACAACTCATGGAGAATGAAAGACGAGCAAAGGAGAAGAAAAGCCTCATGCAAGCTCACCTG GAACATATTAGTAATCGAGACATCCTACGAGCTGCAGAAGCACAAAAACTGCAGGCAGAAGAGGAGCAAAGAAAACTTTTTCTCTCTACCAAACAAAAAATGATGAAGTTGAGGAACGATAAAGAAACGGAGCTTTTGCG AGAGGCTGAGGCGCTTCGAGACAGAATCATGGACAAACTAACAGTGACGCAGCGCGAGCAAACCGACAGTGAGGAGCAGAGAATCGCAAAGGCTGTCGCTGAGCAGGAAGCAAAGGAGGCACAGCAGCAGAGGCATGAAGAGGAGCAGAGGGCTGCAATCATAAGgtctattgctgctcacagagagTTCATG CGACAGGAAAAGGAAAAGCAGCTGAAGCTACAACAACAGAAAGATAAAGATGTGCTTCTGGCCAAGCAAGAAGCCGACAGGATCTATACTGAGAAACAGCAGCTAAAGGCTCAAAAGATGAAGGAAAATGGCAAAAAAATCCAAGACTTCAACATGAACCAAGTG GCTGAAAAATGTGCCAAACAACAACAGCTGAGGAGAGATCAACATGCGCTTGAAACAAAGAATGCAGAACTCCTCGCTGAAGAAGAAAGACACTTTCAAGCATATACAAAGAATTTAATTGACAAAGCAGTGGAAGCGGAGAGAAATGTCATTCCACTTAACAAAGCTGCACGTGAAGGGTTTGGTGGAGGGTCTGGGCCCATCTTCAGTGGTCTGAGGCCGAGCTACCTGGTTCAGGACATGACCGGTGCTCAGATGCCAAACTATAGCTCCAGTACGACCAAGAATATTAAAGAGATGAATGAGGCTGTAGATATTCAAGAAGGAAAGAAGAGACTTGGGTTTACATGGCAGTAA
- the phgdh gene encoding D-3-phosphoglycerate dehydrogenase has product MAPIRIRNVLISESVDPLCRQILEENGVQVTEKHNMKKDELIAEIKDFDGLIVRSATKVTADIIDAAANLKIIGRAGTGVDNVDVDAATKKGIIVMNTPNGNTVSAAELTCAMVMSLARYVPQATMSMKAGNWDRKKYMGAELYGKTLGIIGLGRIGKEVASRMQSFGMKTIGYDPITPSEVSASWGVEHMPLDQLWPQCDYITVHTPLMPSTLGLLNDETFAKCKKGVKVVNCARGGIIDEAALLRALESGQCGGAGLDVFVEEPPKDRSLVDHPNVVSCPHLGASTKEAQVRCGQDIALQIVDVVKGKGLAGAVNAQALDNTFSQKSHQWIKLGEAIGALLQSCTTSAEQPFSQVQITTQGDCMKSTTGYMTSAVMVGLLTQHPDSCPNLINVLSLATDSGVTVNQSHSSSEGAAPGVCKVEVLANGCSYRAIGSVQGGVPVLLELSGSVFRQPVSLAGNLIFFKSSANPQLLLSVVGLLAAEGVQIESFSAPTDHAGDLWYCVGVSSPLGDMSALKAFVQEVAQLCI; this is encoded by the exons ATGGCACCGATCCGGATCAGAAACGTTTTAATCAGTGAAAGCGTGGATCCTCTGTGCCGGCAGATTCTGGAGGAGAACGGCGTCCAAGTGACAGAAAAACACAACATGAAAAAGGATGAATTAATCGCGGAGATTAAG GATTTCGATGGCCTCATCGTCAGATCTGCAACCAAGGTAACGGCAGACATTATtgatgctgctgctaatctgaaAATCATTGGACGAGCTGGGACTGGTGTGGACAATGTGGATGTTGATGCTGCAACCAAAAAGGGGATTATTGTCATGAA CACGCCAAATGGTAACACGGTCAGTGCTGCTGAACTGACTTGTGCTATGGTCATGAGCCTCGCAAG GTATGTGCCTCAAGCTACAATGTCAATGAAAGCAGGAAACTGGGATCGTAAAAAG tacatggGTGCAGAGCTGTACGGCAAAACACTTGGAATAATTGGACTTGGCAGAATAGGGAAAGAAGTGGCTTCAAGAATGCAGTCATTTGGCATGAAG ACAATCGGCTATGATCCGATCACTCCTTCTGAGGTGTCAGCCAGCTGGGGGGTGGAGCACATGCCTCTGGACCAGCTGTGGCCCCAGTGTGACTACATTACTGTCCACACTCCTCTGATGCCTTCCACGCTTG GTCTACTTAACGACGAAACCTTTGCTAAGTGCAAGAAAGGCGTGAAGGTGGTGAACTGTGCACGTGGTGGCATCATTGATGAGGCTGCTCTCCTCAGAGCTTTGGAGTCTGGACAGTGTGGCGGAGCAGGACTTGATGTCTTTGTTGAG GAGCCACCTAAGGACCGCTCACTGGTTGACCATCCCAATGTGGTCAGCTGTCCTCACCTGGGAGCCAGTACTAAAGAGGCACAGGTGAGGTGTGGGCAGGATATCGCCCTTCAGATTGTGGACGTTGTAAAGGGCAAGGGCCTGGCTGGAGCA GTAAATGCTCAGGCTTTGGACAACACGTTTTCCCAGAAATCTCATCAATGGATCAAACTTGGCGAAGCCATCGGAGCTTTGCTGCAGTCGTGCACCACTTCTGCAGAGCAACCATTCAGTCAGGTTCAAATCACTACTCAAG GGGACTGCATGAAGTCTACGACTGGTTACATGACTTCAGCTGTAATGGTTGGTCTTCTCACTCAACATCCTGACAGTTGCCCAAACCTCATAAATGTGCTGAGCCTAGCAACAGACTCTGGAGTAACG GTAAACCAAAGCCACTCGTCATCGGAGGGTGCAGCCCCCGGTGTGTGCAAGGTGGAGGTCCTGGCCAACGGCTGCAGCTACAGAGCTATTGGATCAGTTCAAGGTGGggtgcctgtcctgctggaaCTGAGCGGCAGCGTGTTCAGGCAACCAGTCTCACTTGCTGGGAATCTGATATTCTTCAAGTCTTCTGCCAACCCACAGCTCCTGTTGTCAGTTGTTG gtcTGCTGGCTGCAGAGGGAGTGCAGATCGAGTCGTTCAGCGCTCCCACAGACCATGCTGGGGATCTGTGGTATTGTGTCGGGGTGTCGTCTCCTCTGGGAGACATGAGTGCCTTGAAAGCTTTTGTCCAGGAGGTGGCTCAGCTCTGTATTTAA